The segment CTCCACTAAATCTACCATCAGTTATTAGCGCTACTTTTTCTCCAAGTCCTTGCCCAACAATTGCGGATGTTGGTGCCAACATTTCTCTCATCCCTGGTCCGCCCACAGGACCTTCATTTCTTATAACAACAACATTACCAGCTTTAATATCATTATTCAAAATTGATTTGAGACAATCCTCCTCACTCTCAAAGATGCGAGCAGGTCCTTTTAATACAGGATTCTTTATTCCACTAATTTTGGCTACACAACCTTCCGAGGCTAAGTTCCCTTTTAGAATCGCTAAGTGACCTTTTTTATAAAGTGGATTATCAATATCTCGAATGACATCCTGATTCTCTGGAGGTTTAACTGGAATATCTTTTAAGGATTCAACTACTGTTTTACCCTCTATGTTTCTACAATTACCATGTATCAAACCTGTGTTTAGAAGTATTTTCATAACTTGTGGAATTCCACCTGCTTTATGAAGATCGACTGTTACGTATTTACCGCTGGGTTTTAAGTCGCAAATTACAGGTACTTTTTGTCTTATTCTTTCGAAATCATCAATATTGATATCTATACCTGCTGTATTTGCTATTGCTAATATATGGAGAACGGCATTAGTTGAACCTCCAATAGCCATAATGACAGTTATTGCATTCTCAAATGATTCTTTAGTCATGAGAGTTAAAGGTCTAATATCTTTTCTAATTGCATCAACTAATATTTCAGCACTTTTTTCAGCGCTAACTTCCTTTTCGTAATCTTCAGCTGCCATTGTTGAACTATATGGAAGACTTAAACCCAAGACTTCTATAACAGCAGACATAGTGTTAGCTGTAAACATTCCTCCACAACTTCCAGCTCCTGGGATACAATTTTTTTCAACTTCAATTAATCTCTTCTCATTTATTTTCCCAGAAGTTAATTGCCCAACAGCTTCAAATGCACTGACAACTGTAAGATCTTCACCATTTAATTTACCAGGTTTTATTGTTCCTCCATAAATAAATATGGATGGGATATTCATTCTTGCAATTGCAATCATTGCTCCTGGCATATTTTTATCACAACCTCCAATAGCTAAAACCCCATCCATACTTTGCGCATTGCATGCTGTTTCGATTGAATCAGCTATAACCTCTCTTGAAACTAGGGAATATTTCATTCCCTCTGTTCCCATAGAGATTCCATCACTTACGGTGATGGTTCCGAACATCTGAGGCATACCTCCTGCTTCTCTTATTGATTCTTCAGCTTTTAGAGCTAACTTGTTTAGACCCATATTGCATGGTGTGATAGTACTAAATCCGTTAGCAACTCCAATTATAGGTTTAGTAAAATCTTCATCACTAAAACCAACAGCTCTTAACATTGATCTGTTAGGAGATCTTTGGACACCTTGAGTTATTGCAGATGATCTTAATTTATTCATATGATTTGAGAACCTCTATTATTCTATTGTCCTAATTCCTCAAGTTGCCTCCTTACATCAGCAATTGCAGAATTAAGCTCTTCAACTTTTTGCTCTAATTTATCTCCTTCAACGTCTTTAATGTTTTCGTTAGTGTCAATAGCTTCTGAACCATCTTGAATTCTTGATGAATACATCATTGCTTTTTGTTTCTTTTCTTCTTTTCTTTTATCTGCTTCGGAGATTAACCACCATGCCAAACCTGCTGCTCCGATAAAAGCCCCACTTATTAAAGATAAAAAATTATTTGAAGACGAATCTCTATATTCAGACATTGGTAATTAATTTCTATTTATATTATATCTTAGTTCTTATCTGAAAATATAGTACTCAAACGCAATAAAGGGTTTCCAATTCCGGGCTTCAACAAATTTGAATTTTCGTCTTCTTCATCAATACAAGATGTATATATAACTTGTTGAGGAAATACCTTTGCAATTTCATTTAGACCTTTATTGCTGCAAATGGATGATATTAATAAAATCCTATTAGATTCAACCCCTAATCTTTTTAACTTAATAAGAGTTTCAATTGGATTTGATTTCATCTTTATTTGATCTGAATAAACCATAACACCAATATTATCTTCGATTTTTGTTGGTAATTCTCCTAACAAAAGAGTTGAATTTGGGATCACTTCTTTTGCTCCGTACCATAGGGATAATCCTTCAGGCATTATTGCTATTACTTTTATTGGATAATCATTATTTATAAAAACACCTTCTGCCTCTCCATGATCTGTTTTTATCGACTCTTTTTTATATGGAAGCCAATCTCTTAACGCTTCATAAGTTAGCCATTTTCCTAATTGTTCATAGCCAGTTGAATATAAAATATTAGGAGTATTTTTCTCTCTTAAAATTGAAAGCCAATGTTTTATTAATGGATGAGGAGGAACAATAACCTTTAGTGACATTGCCATATATTTTCCTTTAAGATGGTGATACAAACTTTAAAACCCTAGATCTAAAATACATTTTTATTATGATTAAATCAATTAATTTCCCTTCCCTCAAAAATGCTTTAATAACTATATTTTTTATTGGAATCCTATTTTTTAATTTTGTAAACTCTGCTTGGGCTAAACGACCTCCAGAAATAAGAAACCAGCAAGACCTTGATTTAGAGGAAGATATGCATGGTCAAGATCTTAGTGGTAATGAATTTGTAAAGTTCAATTTAAATGGATTTGATTTTAGTCAAAGTAACTTGGAGGGCGCAGTTTTTAATAATAGTAAATTGCAAAACGCAACTATGACTGGAGCTAACCTTAGTGACGCTTTAGCATATGCAACAGATTTTACAGACGCAGATCTTTCAGATGTGAATTTCACAAATGCTTTATTAATGGAAAGTAATTTTGAAGGGGCCAAGATTGATGGTGCAGATTTTACGAATGCAGTTCTTAGCCGTATACAACAAAAAGAATTATGTGAAATAGCAAATGGTACTAATAGTTCGACAGGAGAAAGTACAGAATATAGTCTTGGTTGTTAAAAAACAAATATGAATAAAAGAATACCTGTAATTGTAATTTCTGGATTTCTTGGGTCTGGTAAGACTACTTTTTTAAGATATTTACTTAGAGAGAGTAATAAAAAATTTGGGTTAATAATAAACGAATTTGGTGATGTTGGGATTGATGGAGACTTGGTTAAAAGCTGTAATGGTTGTGATGATTCAGATGAAGGCTGTATTATTGAATTAAATAATGGTTGTTTATGTTGCACCGTTCAAGATGATTTTATTCCCTCGATAAAATCACTTTTAAATTTTAATCCTGACATAGAAGCAATAATCATTGAGACGAGTGGACTTGCCTTACCCTTACCATTGATACAAGCACTCAATTGGCCTGAGATAAGGACATCAATATATCTTGATGTCGTGATTGGCATAGTCAATGGAGAGTCAATGCTTAAGGGCTCTCCAATAAATGATTTAAATGAAATAACTAATCAGTACGATGAGTTAAATAAGATTGACCATAATGCATCCATTGACGAACTCTTTGAAGAACAGTTAGAGGTTTCTGATATCGTTCTAATATCTAGAGCAGATGTTTTAAATGAAAAAGAATTTAAATCTATCAAAAATTTAATCAAAGAAAAGTTTAATTCAACTGTTCCCATTCTTAAGTCTCTTAATGGCAAAATTGATTTAAAGTATATATTTGATATTGATTTAAAAAAGAATAATTATAAAAAATTTATTTCTGAAGAACATGATCATAATCATGTTGAACTTGTCTCTGATTCAGTAAAGTTAAATTATTTTCTTGACAAAAAAGAATTTGAGAAAGAGATAGCAAACGTTTTAAGTGAAATTGATATTCTTCGAATAAAAGGACGTATATGGATTCCAAAAAAATCATTGCCTTTGCAAATACAAATAGTTGGAAAAAAAATAAATACTTGGTATGAAGAAGCACCTCTTAATTGTTGGAGGCCAATTGATAGTGGTGGACTTGAATTAGTCATAATTTCCTTTGATAGTGAATCGATTAATAAATTTATAAAAAAAATTAAAGAGAAATTTAAGGTTTTAAACGTCCTAAAATAGGCATTTAATTTTATAGTAGTTTCTGGAAAAATTTCCCTGATTTCTAAATTGAAAATGGAAGATTCAAAAATTGCTTTTAAACCTAGTATCCTTACTGAAGATTCAATTCCTTGTTTTAAAGTTATTTGTTCTAAATGTGCTGGGTCAGGTAATTTTAAAACTCCTGAAAACTCAAGAAGAACTTGTTTAGAATGTTTTGGTAAGGGTTATGTAAACGTTTAATTAAATTTTTTTGTTTTTAATGATAAAAATATTTGTTTATTAATTAAGAGTACTTTTTTATTAAATTTTAAACTATTCTTCTATTAGAAATAATTTTTTAATTGGATCAATTTGAAGTTAAAGTTTTTATAAGGTTAAGACCTTCCGTTCTTGATCCAGCAGGAGAGGCAATAAAGTCTGCTTCCAGCAAACTTGGAGTCGCAGGAATTAAATCTTTAAGAATAGGAAAATTGATTGAAGTTAAAATCGAAAGTAATGAAGAAGATATTAAAGAAAAAATTGAATTATTATGTGATCGATTATTTGCTAATACAGTCATTGAAGACTATGAGTATTCAATAAATAAATTATAAATGGCTAGTTTTACGGTTGGTATTGTCGTTTTCCCTGGTTCTAATTGTGATCGTGATGTTTCCTGGGCTTTAGAAGGTTGTTTAGACATTAAAACAAAATTCTTATGGCATGAATCATCTGATTTGAATGATGTTGATTCAATTGTTTTGCCAGGAGGATTTAGTTATGGTGATTATTTAAGATGTGGAGCAATAGCAAGATTCTCTCCATTAATAAATTCTTTACATGACTTTATTAAAAGCGGAAGACGTGTATTAGGCATATGCAATGGGTTTCAAATTTTAACTGAATCAGGTTTTCTTCCGGGAGCACTTGTTGCTAATAAAAATCTCAATTTCATATGTGATGATGTTGACTTGAATGTGATCACTTCGAAAGGAGGTTGGTTTCAAAAGTTAAACGAAAATCAAAATATAAAATTACCAATTGCGCATGGAGAAGGGTGTTATCATTGCGATCAAGACACTTTAAAAAGACTTGTTGATAATGATTTAATTGCACTGAAATACAAAACTAATCCTAATGGGTCAACTTCTGATATAGCTGGTATAACTAATGAGAAAGGAAATGTTTTAGGATTAATGCCTCATCCTGAGCGAGCTTGTGATGAATCTATTGGTGGAATAGATGGTCTCTATACTTTGAGGTCATTAATTACACAATAAAAAAAGACCTCAAATGTTGAGGTCTTTTTTATTTAGACTTTTCTTAAATATTAAACTGCTGCTTTTACTTTTGGATCTAAGTTTCCTTTCGCATAAAGATCAGCGTAATAATTTGTGCTGCTTTGTTTGATCTTACTTGCTTGACCTTCGCACCAGAATTGCTTATATCTATCAAGACAAACTTGCTTCATGTATTTTCTGGCAGGTTTATTGAAATGTCTTGGATCGAAGTTTGCTGTGTCTGCAAAAGCAGCTTCTCTAACTGCGGCTGTAAATGCAAGTCTATTATCAGTATCGATATTAACTTTCCTTACCCCGTTTCTGATGCCCTCTTGAATTTCTTCTACAGGTACACCGTATGTCTGTGGAATTTCCCCACCATATTTGTTAATTATATCTAACCATTCTTGAGGAACCGAACTAGATCCATGCATTACAAGGTGAGTATTTGGTAGAGCTTTATGGATCTCAGCAATTCTGCTTATCGCAAGAACCTCTCCTGTTGGCTTTCTTGTGAATTTATATGCACCATGACTTGTTCCTATTGCTATGGCTAAAGCATCAACTTTTGTTTTCGCTACAAAGTCTGCAGCTTCTTCAGGATCAGTTAAAAGCATATCTGTTGAAAGTTCACCTTCGAATCCATGACCATCTTCAGCTTCACCTTTCCCTGTCTCTAAGGATCCTAAGCAACCTAATTCTCCCTCAACACTAACTCCCACTGAATGTGCGAAGTCTACTACTTTTTTTGTTACGGCAACATTATATTCATAACTTGCGGGTGTTTTTGCATCTGCCTCTAAAGATCCGTCCATCATTACTGAGGTAAAACCATTAATAGCTGCTGAATAACAAGTTGATGGCTCATTACCATGATCTTGATGCATTACAACTGGAATATTTGGATAAGTTTCTGTTGCAGCAAGGATCAGGTGACGAAGGAAAATTTCTCCAGCATAATTTCTTGCTCCTCTTGAAGCTTGAAGAATTACAGGGCTATCAGTTTCGTAAGCAGCCTCCATGATCGCTTGAACCTGTTCAAGATTATTGACATTAAAAGCTGGTATACCGTAACGATTCTCGGCTGCGTGATCTAAAAGTAGTCTCAGTGGAACGAGGGCCATAATTAAAAATTAATTAGATGCTTAAGAAAAAATAAGCAATATGTTCCGAGATTTTAATATATAGAGGGATCAAATGTCACGTCATTAGATATACAAATCACTAAAAAATCGAGTAATAATTGTTACTCAGCAATTTATTTAGCTAAATTTTTATAGAAATACCACTCTCAGAGGATCTTCTTATTGCTTCACAAACTCTTTGACTAGTAAGTCCCTCAGACAATCCAGGGATTACAGGTGTTTGATTATTGATACTCTCAGCCCATAAATTGTGAATTCTCTTAACAGGTGCAATTCTTCCATCAGACCAGGTTTTTTCAAAATTGTAGAGAGGATCCGCAGGCAAATTATATGTTTTATCCTCTTTGTTTGAAAATTTTAAATTAAAACCATGTACGTAATCTTTTTGATTCTCACTGCTTAGGAAAAGTGAACCTTCACTTCCGTACACTTCCAAACTAAATCCTCTTCCATTTTTTGAAATCGAGGATAATGAAACCTGACATGGTATGAGAGCGCTATCGTAATTAGTTATTTCAAGGTTAGCTATACAAATATCTTCACTTGTTACTTCCAATATCTTGGAGGAATTAGACAATGATCTTTCATTAATTGATGTTGATATTTTTCCAGATACTTTTATCGATTCTCCAAAAAACCAGTTCAACATATCGAATGCATGAGTTCCCAAAGCTCCAATTACTCCTCCCCCTTTTTCTCTTAATGAATACCAGTTCCATGCTCTCTTGGGATCAGATCTGCTGCCCATTAACCAATCAAGTTTAATTAAATAAATTTTACCTAAAATATTCTCATCAATTATTTTCTTGGTTTGTAGAAAAAGAGGTACTGCTCTATATTCAAAATCTACGCAAACACTCAAATTATTAATTAAGGATATTCTTTGGAGTTCTTCAATTTCTTCGGAAGTTAAGGCAACAGGTTTTTCTAATAAGAGATGTTTATTATTCTCTAGTGCTTCCTTTGCTAATTTAAATCTTGATTCAGGAGATGTAGCAATTATTATACCGTCGATATCTTTAGATTTAACTAATTTTCCCCAATCATGATAAAAATTTAAACCGGTTTCTTTCTCTAATGATGGTCCTTTTTCTTTTTTATAGTGATAAATTGTAGTTGGAATTAAGTAATCTGATTCTTTTAAAGCTTCTAAATGAATTTTTTTTCCAAATCCTAAGCCAGCAATTGCGATTCTTAATTTTCGTGAAATATTAATGTTAGTCATTAATCTATTTTTTCAGAACAACCTTTTTCAATAACAACATCAATAAGCTCATCATTATTTGAAGTTTGCCACTTTGAACCGAACTGTGGGATGCCATTAATTGAAGTATCTTTATATGTTTTATCATTACAATTAATTCTCATAACATAAAGAGATAATTCTTCTTTATCGCTTGGTTCTTTAGGATTTTTAAGGAACTTTGTTAAAACTGTTATTTCTCCAGCATTTATTTCCTTAATACTTCCCATATCAATCCATTCCTTACCATCATTATTTTCTTTTAAAAGTACCCAATCTACATTACCGATACCATATGCAAATTCAGAGTTATTTAAAATTAGAATTAAAAAGGTAAAACATAAAGAAAAAAATTTAAAAATAATATTCATTTTTTTAATTTGTCTGAACCAGTTCTTTTACACCATGGATTTTTAAAAGTTTTGTCAAAGTGCTTTTAAGTTCCTTCCTATTTACGATTACATCAACGAATCCATGTTCTAAAAGATATTCTGCTGTTTGAAAATTATCAGGTAATTTTTCTCTTAAAGTTTGTTCTATTACTCTTCTCCCCGCAAATCCAATAAGAGCTTTTGGCTCCGCCAATATTAGATCTCCTAACATCGCAAAACTAGCAGTAACTCCACCTGTAGTTGGATGAGTTAATAAAGGCATGTAAAGAAGATTTTTAGCTCTATGTTTTTTTAGTGCGCCTGATATTTTTGCCATTTGCATAAGGCTTAACATTCCTTCTTGCATTCTTGCTCCACCAGAGGCACAAACAATTAAAATTGGATAGTTTTTAATTGTTGCTGTTTCAACAATTCTCGTAATCTTTTCTCCTACTACGGATCCCATTGATCCCCCCATAAATCTAAAATCCATTACTGCTAAGGCCAAAGGCATTGAATTAACGGAGCATAAACCAGTTATTACTCCATCTTTGAGACCAGTACCCTGTTGACTCTCCTTTATTCGTTCTGAATAAGATCTCCTATCCTTAAATTTTAATGGGTCAGTGGGACTTAATGATTCATCAAACTCTTTAAATGAATCTTTGTCAGCAATTATATTTATTCTTTCATCGCTATTAATCCTATTATGATGGCCACAATTACTGCACACATTAAAATTTGAAATTAAATCTTTTCTATAAGCAACTTGCCCACATTCTGAACATTTAACCCAAAGACCATCACTTTCCTCAGGATCTTGAGATACCTTCCCAACAAATTGATCTTTTCTCCTTGCGGCAAACCAGTCGATTAAAGACACAATATCCTCTGTTTTTTTCTATTTAAGTCTAAATAAGGCCCTTTTATCAAGGAAGATATATAAATATTTGAAATTCCTAATTAGTTAAATTTTACAAATACCATAATAAGTTTATTTTCATGAATTTATGCCTTCAAAAATTAAGATTATTTTGAAGGCTTAAGTAAAAGGAACTAAAACTATCTACGAATGTTTTTTTTCTTCAATCATTTTATGGATTATTGGAGTGAGGATCAATTCCATGGCAAAACCCATTTTCCCTCCATTAACAACTATGCTCGTTGGGCTTGACATGAATGAATCATGAATCATTCCCAAAAGATATTGAAAGTCAATCCCCCATTTTTCTCTTGCCCCTTTTCTGAAATGTATTATTACAAAACTTTCATCTGGTGTAGGAATGTTTCTACATATAAAGGGATTCGATGTATCAATAGTAGGTATTCTCTGGAAATTGATATCCGTTTTACTAAATTGTGGACAAATATGATTTATGTAGTCTGGCATTCTTCTCAAAATAGTATCAACTATGGTTTCTGCTGAATAACCTCTTTCAGCATTATCCCGATGTATTTTTTGTATCCACTCTAAGTTTGTAATAGGTACAACACCAACAAGTAAGTCTGCATAGGAGGAAACATTGTATCCTTCTCCCTCAACACCACCATGTAAACCTTCGTAGAAAAGAACATCTGTTCCATTTGGAATATCTTCCCAGGGGGTGAATTGACCTGGTTCTAATGATGTTCCAAGTCTTGCATTATGTTCCTGTGCTTCTTCAGTGCTGTGAAGATAATATCTTTTTTTACCTCCACCTGATTCACCATAAATTTTAAAAAGTTCTTCTAATTTGTCAAAAAGATTTGCTTCTGGCCCGAAGTGAGAAAAATTCTCCCCTTTTGAGAGTGCTTCTGCCATTGCTTTTTTCATAGGCATTCTTTCAAATCTGTGATAACTATCTCCTTCCACAACAGCTGGAACTATATCTTCTCTTGCAAAAATATGCTCAAATGCTCTTTTTACTGTACTTGTTCCTGCACCTGATGATCCTGTTACAGCAACTACTGGATGACGTTTAGACATTTAATTAAAACAATATCCATTGATTCTGACAGGTCATATGCCAACTTTTGTTCAAGTTAAAGATATTTTTTAATTTATTAATTTTTTATTCAAATTTCTTGGATTATTTTTTCTCCAATTTCACTACAAGAAAGAACTTGGCAATTACCATTATCTAGATCTGAAGTTCTATATCCTTTCGATAAAACATTATCAATTGCTATTTCTATATCATCAGCTGCTTCTATCTCATTTAGACCAATTTTAAGCATCATTGAAGTAGACAAAGCCATTGCTATAGGATTAGCTATATTTTTTCCAGCTATATCAGGAGCGGAACCATGAACAGGTTCAAAGACTCCAGGTCCTGAATTGCTTAATGATGCTGATGGAAGCATTCCAATCGAGCCAGTTATCATTGCGGCTAGGTCACTTAAAATATCTCCAAATAAATTACTAGTTAAAATTACATCAAATTGGCCCGGATCCTTAACGAGTTGCATGGCGGCATTATCAACATACATATTACTTAAAGCTAAATCGTTTTCTTTTGACGCGACTAGTGAAACTGTATCTCTCCATAATTGGCTTACTTCTAAAACGTTTGATTTATCTACCGAACATATTTTTTTACTTCTTTGATTTGCTATCTTGATTGCAACTTCTGTAATTCTTTCTATTTCGTTTGAATCATAAACCATTGTATTGAAAGCTTTTTTAATTTTAGTTTGCGTGATCTCTCCTCTAGGCTGTCCAAAATAGATTCCACCTATTAGCTCTCTTACTACAATTAAATCTACATTTTCAATAACTTCTTTTTTAAAAGAACTTGAATCCAGTAAGGATTTTCTTATCTTTACGGGTCTAATATTAGCGAATAAATTTAATGCTTCTCTTAATTTAAGTAAACCACTTTCTGGTCTTAATTCTCTTGGTAAAGTATCGTATTTCACATCACCTACACAAGCCAAAAGTACAGCATCACTAGCTTTACATTGATCTAATGTCTCTTTTGGCGCTGGATCATTATGTTTCTCATAAGCTATACCACCAAAATATTCTTCCTTAATATCAAGATTAAAACCATACTTCTTAGACAGTTTTTTTAATATGGTTATTGAAATTTCTGATATTTCTGGGCCTATACCATCTCCAGAAAGTAGAACAACTTTATATCTTTTCATTTAGTTTTTAATTTATTAAAAGAATAATTTATTTCTTGTCTAGTTGTCTAAGCTTTTTTGCTAATTCAGGTAGTTTTTTAAAAACACTTGAACTCCTTAACCAAGATTTATTTTTCATAGCTGGGAAGCCACTAACAACTTCTCCATCTTCAATATCACAATGGATCCCACATTTTGAACTAGCTATGACATTATTCCCAACTTTCACTCTGTTATTAACTCCTACTTGTCCAGCTAGGATTACGCTATTTCCAATCACAGCTCCTCCTGCTATTCCAACTTGAGCAGCAAATGCACAATTTTTTCCTATTTTAACTCCATGACCTATTTGAACTAAGTTATCCATCTTAGTTCCTTCATCTATAAATGTATTACCAACAGATGGCCTATCAATACAACAGTTTGTCCCAATTTCAACAAAGCTCTTTATTATTACACAACCTTTTTGAGGCATTTTAATCCACTTACCATCTTGGGGAATAAAACCAAACCCTTCAGAACCTATGACAGTATTTGAATTTATTACACAATTATTTTCAATGCTTGTGTTTTCATAAATTACACAATTCGGATGAATTACATTATTATTTCCTAATCTTACGTTTCCTAAAATAGTTGTACCAGGAAAAATTTTGTTATTGTCGCCAATAATTGAATTTTCGCCAATATAAACATTAGGTCCTACATAACAATTTTTCCCTACTTTTGCAGAACTTTTGATAACAGCTGAATCGTCAATACCTGGGTTGAAATTAATTTCTTCATATAGAAAATTTAATACTTCCGCAAATGCTATTCTTGGATTCTCTACAACTATATTTGAAATATTTAGTGATTCTAGTAAACCTAATATTTCATTATTATTAGATGTAATAATTGCTGAAGCAGATGTTTTTCCTAAATTATCTTTCAATATATTATTTTCTTCTAAAAAGGATATTTGATTTTTTAATGCAATATCTATAGAAGCAGCATTTTCTATATCTATATTTTCGAATATGTTTGCTTTGATAAATTTTGAT is part of the Prochlorococcus marinus subsp. pastoris str. CCMP1986 genome and harbors:
- the lpxD gene encoding UDP-3-O-(3-hydroxymyristoyl)glucosamine N-acyltransferase, translating into MLLSKLVDLIKSGESKFIKANIFENIDIENAASIDIALKNQISFLEENNILKDNLGKTSASAIITSNNNEILGLLESLNISNIVVENPRIAFAEVLNFLYEEINFNPGIDDSAVIKSSAKVGKNCYVGPNVYIGENSIIGDNNKIFPGTTILGNVRLGNNNVIHPNCVIYENTSIENNCVINSNTVIGSEGFGFIPQDGKWIKMPQKGCVIIKSFVEIGTNCCIDRPSVGNTFIDEGTKMDNLVQIGHGVKIGKNCAFAAQVGIAGGAVIGNSVILAGQVGVNNRVKVGNNVIASSKCGIHCDIEDGEVVSGFPAMKNKSWLRSSSVFKKLPELAKKLRQLDKK
- a CDS encoding phosphoribulokinase, with translation MSKRHPVVAVTGSSGAGTSTVKRAFEHIFAREDIVPAVVEGDSYHRFERMPMKKAMAEALSKGENFSHFGPEANLFDKLEELFKIYGESGGGKKRYYLHSTEEAQEHNARLGTSLEPGQFTPWEDIPNGTDVLFYEGLHGGVEGEGYNVSSYADLLVGVVPITNLEWIQKIHRDNAERGYSAETIVDTILRRMPDYINHICPQFSKTDINFQRIPTIDTSNPFICRNIPTPDESFVIIHFRKGAREKWGIDFQYLLGMIHDSFMSSPTSIVVNGGKMGFAMELILTPIIHKMIEEKKHS
- the leuB gene encoding 3-isopropylmalate dehydrogenase; this translates as MKRYKVVLLSGDGIGPEISEISITILKKLSKKYGFNLDIKEEYFGGIAYEKHNDPAPKETLDQCKASDAVLLACVGDVKYDTLPRELRPESGLLKLREALNLFANIRPVKIRKSLLDSSSFKKEVIENVDLIVVRELIGGIYFGQPRGEITQTKIKKAFNTMVYDSNEIERITEVAIKIANQRSKKICSVDKSNVLEVSQLWRDTVSLVASKENDLALSNMYVDNAAMQLVKDPGQFDVILTSNLFGDILSDLAAMITGSIGMLPSASLSNSGPGVFEPVHGSAPDIAGKNIANPIAMALSTSMMLKIGLNEIEAADDIEIAIDNVLSKGYRTSDLDNGNCQVLSCSEIGEKIIQEI